A single genomic interval of Daucus carota subsp. sativus chromosome 1, DH1 v3.0, whole genome shotgun sequence harbors:
- the LOC108193001 gene encoding growth-regulating factor 3 encodes MSGSLVSVAVAGDGIRSPFTAVQWQELEQQALVYKYLMAGLPVPPELVVTIQRSLEALSARFFQHSPLGYCSYYGKKFDPEPGRCRRTDGKKWRCSKDAYPDSKYCERHMHRGRNRSRKPVESQSTSHSMPIAMQHITTGCSGSGGIFQSSKSGILQNLPPYPTVKSETLCYGSNLSKLQMEQPPPCGIADKEYRYPQGPTTGADEHNSPVVAGTVRGLGMDTNMNTAWHLMPSQVESSSLLKPRNDSNLQGNSNMHVPQAFEHDDATMTNQRQQHCFFGNDSSSLDPGKQEHPSTLPFLDECQKSRELWPQTDDRCNKSACSTTQLSISIPVAPSTYSTRIGCSPDDIRTG; translated from the exons ATGAGTGGCAGTTTAGTATCAGTTGCGGTGGCCGGAGATGGAATCCGGTCACCTTTCACGGCAGTGCAATGGCAGGAGCTGGAGCAACAAGCACTGGTGTATAAGTATTTGATGGCAGGGTTGCCCGTGCCACCGGAACTTGTTGTTACTATTCAGAGGAGCTTGGAGGCTTTGTCTGCTCGGTTTTTTCAGCACTCCCCCT TGGGCTATTGCTCTTATTATGGGAAAAAATTTGACCCTGAGCCGGGTAGGTGCCGCAGGACTGATGGAAAAAAGTGGCGATGCTCCAAAGATGCTTATCCGGACTCCAAATACTGCGAGCGACACATGCACCGTGGCCGCAACCGTTCAAGAAAGCCTGTGGAATCTCAATCTACTTCACATTCAATGCCGATTGCGATGCAGCACATAACTACTGGCTGCAGCGGTAGTGGTGGAATCTTTCAAAGTAGTAAGAGTGGAATTTTACAAAACTTGCCACCCTATCCAACCGTTAAATCAGAGACTTTATGTTACGGAAGCAATCTATCCAAGTTGCAGATGGAACAACCACCTCCTTGTGGTATAGCAGACAAAGAGTACAG GTATCCCCAGGGACCAACTACTGGTGCAGATGAGCATAATTCACCTGTAGTTGCGGGCACTGTCAGGGGTCTTGGGATGGACACTAATATGAACACTGCATGGCATCTGATGCCATCCCAAGTTGAATCAAGCTCCTTGCTGAAACCAAGAAACGATTCTAATCTGCAAGGGAACTCTAATATGCATGTGCCTCAAGCTTTTGAACATGATGATGCTACAATGACAAATCAGCGACAACAGCATTGCTTCTTTGGCAATGATAGTAGTTCACTAGACCCTGGGAAACAAGAGCATCCTTCCACACTTCCTTTTTTAGATGAGTGTCAAAAATCCAGAGAATTGTGGCCTCAAACCGATGACAGATGTAATAAAAGTGCATGCTCCACCACTCAGCTATCAATCTCCATTCCAGTGGCTCCCTCAACATATTCTACAAGGATTGGTTGCTCCCCAGATG ATATTCGGACAGGCTGA
- the LOC108224293 gene encoding uncharacterized protein LOC108224293 has protein sequence MGSFMGHAVPGTLFLLIGVWHVWCSLVRQVLNPKFFQVRVWNPVPGYNGKLKYLELYVISAGAFLDMCIELLYSPHFNYFVDGVLNPTHMNDFEHGGMLLMFFVYGVVMLLSEKTSLFPLPDGALCFVAATAFCAEFLLFFFHSTTHRGLEGHYHLILVLLVALCIFSVIAGALVPNNFAIDLSIGISMTLQGLWFYQTAFSLYGPSMPYGCKLAENKVVCNSENHEVRGMLLANFQLYSLVFGVMIAVVSSYGFAVKKYGQLGIRSYRGYG, from the exons ATGGGGTCTTTTATGGGGCATGCTGTACCAGGGACATTGTTCCTGTTGATTGGTGTATGGCACGTATGGTGCTCTTTGGTGAGGCAGGTGTTGAATCCCAAGTTTTTTCAGGTCAGAGTTTGGAATCCGGTTCCTGGTTACAATGGAAAACTGAAATATTTGGAGTTGTATGTTATATCTGCCGGGGCTTTTCTTGATATGTGTATAGAGCTTTTATATTCACCTCACTTCAATTACTTTGTTGATGGAGTATTGAACCCAACTCACATGAATGATTTTGAACATGGTGGAATGCTTCTCATGTTCTTCGTCTATGGTGTTGTCATGTTGCTGTCTGAGAAAACCAG CTTGTTTCCCTTGCCAGATGGAGCTTTATGCTTTGTCGCTGCCACAGCATTTTGTGCTGAGTTCTTACTATTCTTCTTTCACTCGACTACACATAGAGGGCTAGAGGGCCATTACCATCTCATCCTCGTCCTCCTTGTAGCGCTGTGCATATTTTCTGTAATTGCAGGAGCCCTTGTGCCAAACAACTTTGCAATTGATTTGTCTATTGGCATTTCTATGACACTACAAGGCCTTTGGTTCTACCAGACAGCATTTTCACTCTACGGGCCGTCAATGCCATACGGCTGCAAGCTTGCAGAGAACAAGGTTGTTTGTAATTCAGAAAACCATGAGGTTCGAGGAATGTTACTTGCCAACTTTCAGTTATACTCTCTTGTTTTTGGCGTCATGATTGCAGTTGTTAGCTCATATGGTTTCGCAGTTAAGAAATATGGTCAACTTGGCATAAGAAGTTATCGGGGTTATGGTTAG